The proteins below are encoded in one region of Desulfonatronum thioautotrophicum:
- a CDS encoding DUF305 domain-containing protein produces MVLSMLYFVALQDIALAEEHGHQHQVHSELEFLVEMIPHHQEAVDSAKQIMAVTERQELRDFAKEIIELQTQEIAKMRQWIEQWHPDAATEAAYQPMMRDIQGLSPQEADIVFLQDMIEHHLAAVHMAQDILEKNLTDKPELRTLAEEIIAAQNQEIDQMREWLEKWGEASAPAVHQGH; encoded by the coding sequence ATGGTTTTGAGCATGCTGTATTTTGTCGCGTTACAGGATATCGCGCTTGCTGAAGAGCATGGTCATCAACATCAGGTCCATAGCGAACTGGAATTTCTCGTGGAAATGATCCCTCACCACCAGGAGGCCGTGGACAGTGCCAAGCAAATCATGGCCGTGACCGAGCGTCAGGAACTACGCGATTTCGCAAAGGAAATTATTGAGTTGCAGACACAGGAAATCGCCAAAATGCGTCAGTGGATCGAACAGTGGCATCCGGATGCGGCAACAGAGGCCGCCTACCAGCCCATGATGCGGGATATCCAGGGTTTATCCCCGCAGGAAGCGGACATTGTGTTTTTGCAGGACATGATTGAACACCATCTTGCCGCTGTGCATATGGCTCAGGATATACTGGAGAAAAACCTGACCGATAAACCGGAATTACGGACCCTGGCCGAAGAAATCATCGCCGCTCAGAATCAGGAGATCGATCAAATGCGAGAGTGGTTGGAAAAATGGGGTGAAGCTTCGGCTCCAGCGGTCCACCAGGGGCATTAA
- a CDS encoding cobalamin B12-binding domain-containing protein — MRHDTPVEKLSLSDLAGEHAELAREYLRLLLAAKRKDAADLVVKAVEQGVPVKDVYLRVFQPVLYEIGHLWQHNVVSVAQEHYCTAATQFTMSLLYQHIFTGKKTGRCFVGCCVGGELHEIGMRMVTDFFEMEGWDTYYMGASTPDEDVIRTIIDQKANVVGISVTMTFHLHLVGRLILRIRSRQECRNVKIMVGGYPFLANHQLWRGVGAHAFATDASQAIEVAGFLLEDGRRS, encoded by the coding sequence ATGCGACACGATACTCCAGTTGAAAAACTCAGTCTCTCGGATCTGGCCGGTGAGCATGCCGAGTTGGCTCGGGAGTACCTGCGGCTGTTGTTGGCCGCCAAGCGGAAGGATGCGGCCGACCTGGTCGTCAAGGCCGTCGAGCAAGGGGTCCCTGTAAAGGATGTCTACTTGCGGGTTTTTCAGCCAGTCCTCTACGAAATCGGCCACCTTTGGCAACACAATGTTGTTTCCGTGGCTCAGGAGCATTACTGCACCGCGGCGACCCAATTCACAATGTCCCTGCTGTACCAGCATATTTTTACGGGAAAAAAAACCGGGCGATGTTTTGTGGGCTGTTGCGTCGGGGGAGAGCTGCATGAAATCGGCATGCGCATGGTCACGGATTTTTTTGAGATGGAAGGCTGGGATACCTACTACATGGGGGCCAGCACCCCTGACGAAGACGTAATCCGGACCATTATCGATCAAAAGGCCAACGTTGTGGGCATTTCCGTCACCATGACCTTTCACCTGCACCTTGTGGGTCGCTTGATCCTGCGTATTCGCAGTCGTCAGGAATGCCGCAACGTCAAGATCATGGTCGGTGGATATCCTTTTCTGGCGAATCACCAGCTCTGGAGGGGCGTGGGAGCACATGCGTTCGCCACGGACGCCAGCCAAGCCATTGAAGTGGCCGGTTTTCTTCTGGAAGATGGGAGAAGGTCATGA
- a CDS encoding PAS domain-containing sensor histidine kinase: MNTKKEYQKNDQASDLRRQAEDRLASSGKDPDTDVHPDTEARLIHDLRVHQVELELQNEELRETQKHLEAARDSYARLFQQAPVGYLIVQDNGVIIQVNATFCAMLGLSINDVVGKPLSDFLEQEDRGIFLGRFKAFFKNPEGKTMELRMHRYGETFPVRMRARVEDKIPVNPAGQKAIAHGLFLTVSDITEQKRAETALRTAKEQAEVADRTKTDFLMNMSHELRTPLNGLLGMLGLLDQPEMDADQSKLLTMAVNSANRLSRVLTDILDLTEIEAGRVTLNNRPFSTIQLTESVRDLFAPVFQEKGLQLRINTAQDLPNTAIGDDIRIRQVLFNLVGNAFKFTPSGEVAVHVGWEPSDSPKRFMLMLRVTDTGIGMSPEQQSRAFESFYQADLSITKRYQGVGLGLTIVQRLMDLMQGTVSLRSIPQMERARKMDQGMTLSSVDHSASGSTPGTEVLCTIPLEYGVACAVS; encoded by the coding sequence ATGAACACAAAAAAGGAGTACCAGAAAAACGATCAGGCCTCGGATCTGCGGCGGCAGGCGGAAGACCGCTTGGCGTCCTCCGGGAAAGACCCTGACACCGATGTTCACCCGGATACCGAAGCAAGGCTGATTCACGATCTCCGGGTGCACCAGGTCGAGCTTGAACTGCAAAACGAGGAGCTCAGAGAAACCCAGAAACATCTCGAGGCAGCCCGGGACAGCTACGCTCGGCTTTTTCAGCAAGCTCCTGTGGGCTATTTGATTGTGCAGGATAACGGTGTCATCATTCAAGTCAATGCGACCTTTTGCGCGATGTTGGGGCTGTCGATCAATGACGTGGTGGGGAAACCACTCTCCGACTTCCTGGAACAGGAGGACCGCGGAATTTTTCTGGGACGGTTCAAGGCTTTTTTCAAAAATCCGGAAGGCAAAACCATGGAACTCCGGATGCATCGGTACGGGGAGACTTTTCCCGTGCGGATGCGCGCTCGGGTCGAGGACAAAATCCCCGTAAATCCAGCCGGACAAAAAGCCATTGCACACGGACTTTTTCTCACCGTAAGCGATATCACCGAGCAGAAACGGGCCGAGACTGCGTTACGAACGGCCAAGGAGCAGGCGGAAGTAGCGGATCGGACCAAGACCGATTTCCTGATGAATATGAGCCATGAACTACGCACTCCGCTAAACGGTCTGCTGGGCATGCTGGGGTTGCTGGACCAGCCGGAAATGGATGCAGACCAGAGCAAGCTACTGACAATGGCCGTGAATTCCGCCAACCGTCTTTCCCGTGTATTGACGGACATCCTGGACCTGACCGAAATTGAGGCCGGACGCGTCACCCTGAACAACAGACCGTTTTCCACCATTCAACTCACCGAGTCGGTCCGCGACCTGTTTGCTCCGGTTTTTCAGGAAAAAGGTCTGCAGTTGCGTATCAATACAGCACAAGATCTGCCGAATACAGCCATCGGAGATGATATCCGCATTCGTCAGGTACTTTTCAACCTTGTGGGCAATGCCTTCAAATTCACACCTTCCGGAGAGGTGGCGGTGCATGTGGGCTGGGAGCCTAGTGACAGTCCCAAAAGGTTCATGCTGATGCTTCGCGTCACGGATACCGGAATCGGCATGTCACCAGAACAGCAATCCCGAGCCTTTGAATCCTTTTACCAGGCTGACTTGTCAATAACCAAACGGTATCAAGGAGTCGGCCTGGGATTGACCATTGTCCAACGATTGATGGATTTGATGCAGGGTACGGTATCCCTGCGAAGTATTCCTCAGATGGAAAGAGCGAGAAAAATGGATCAGGGGATGACCTTGAGTTCGGTAGATCATTCGGCTTCCGGTTCCACACCAGGTACGGAAGTATTGTGCACAATACCTCTGGAATATGGCGTAGCCTGCGCCGTGTCGTGA
- a CDS encoding serine hydrolase domain-containing protein, producing MLHHAHCSRLLLLGLCWLWLFCLAAPGMAREGFLEPEELEITMFRLMDKWQVHGVAVALIDSGEVVWEEGYGWADMDAWLPALPDTVFQAASISKAVSAAVALRLVQDGLLDLDEPVSGYLTRWQLPESEFDPDGVTLRRILSHTAGLSVPGYMGFLPDHPAQTLEDSLTSATDADDRGVAVILPPGEQWVYSGGGYTLMQLMVEEVTGRAFAQVASDLVLNPLKMKRSSFGDDSRLHGHQARSYTADNRDVPQRHFTALAAAGLWATAGDLARFAVALAENAAGEGGQLELRPELVQEIFSPQPGTESDLFFAGSRWGLGLGLLDLPDGQGLLAFHPGTNPPAWHSLLAILPGSTSEGSQTRGFIILTNGEHGGELVHDAMCLWMEAVGVQGITECVGRRP from the coding sequence ATGTTACACCATGCTCATTGTTCGCGCTTGCTCCTGCTTGGCCTGTGTTGGTTATGGCTCTTCTGCCTCGCTGCTCCGGGCATGGCTCGGGAAGGCTTTTTGGAGCCTGAGGAACTGGAAATAACGATGTTTCGCCTGATGGACAAATGGCAGGTCCATGGCGTGGCTGTGGCCTTGATCGACAGTGGTGAGGTGGTTTGGGAGGAGGGGTATGGTTGGGCGGATATGGATGCGTGGCTTCCGGCCCTGCCGGATACGGTCTTTCAGGCCGCCTCCATTTCCAAGGCAGTGAGTGCCGCAGTGGCCTTGCGTCTTGTTCAGGATGGGTTGCTGGATTTGGATGAACCGGTTTCCGGGTACCTGACGAGGTGGCAATTGCCGGAGTCGGAATTCGACCCTGACGGGGTGACGCTGCGCCGGATTCTCAGCCATACTGCCGGGCTTTCAGTGCCAGGATACATGGGCTTTTTGCCGGACCATCCGGCTCAAACCCTGGAAGACTCCCTGACATCGGCTACGGACGCCGATGATCGTGGCGTGGCCGTGATCCTGCCGCCTGGGGAGCAATGGGTTTATTCCGGGGGCGGCTACACCCTGATGCAACTGATGGTCGAAGAGGTCACCGGGCGTGCTTTTGCCCAGGTGGCAAGTGATTTGGTGCTGAATCCGCTCAAGATGAAGCGGAGCAGTTTTGGCGACGATTCCCGTCTGCACGGCCATCAGGCCCGGTCCTACACCGCGGACAACCGCGACGTGCCCCAGAGACACTTTACAGCCCTCGCCGCGGCGGGTCTGTGGGCAACAGCCGGGGACCTGGCCCGTTTTGCCGTGGCATTGGCGGAGAATGCGGCAGGGGAGGGGGGGCAACTGGAACTGCGGCCTGAGCTTGTTCAGGAAATATTTTCGCCCCAACCTGGTACGGAGAGCGACTTGTTTTTTGCCGGAAGCCGCTGGGGGCTTGGCCTGGGACTGCTCGATCTGCCGGACGGCCAGGGCCTGCTGGCCTTCCACCCCGGGACGAACCCACCGGCCTGGCATTCCCTCCTGGCCATCCTCCCCGGCAGCACATCGGAAGGTTCTCAAACCAGAGGTTTCATCATTCTGACCAATGGTGAACATGGCGGGGAACTCGTCCATGATGCCATGTGTTTGTGGATGGAGGCCGTGGGGGTGCAGGGTATCACCGAATGTGTGGGAAGGAGGCCTTGA
- a CDS encoding sensor histidine kinase, which translates to MNRSNQRDVIALLCDDKGFVREVLADERNRFENVPAGLPFTAFVHPTSLTKARNFFKEIQEKGIVLDWELGVATTNKVTILQFTGVRHERQTIIVGAEDSNSVMELYEEILSMHGDQITLLRSEVKRRKELADELHLMNLQGYEEVTRLNNELVTMQRDLVKKTRELEALNQQKNLFLGIAAHDLRNPIGNILNLSQLLQGDLRDKLNDDSALYFQLIDSSCGFLLQLISDLLDFSQIESGKLTLELETVDLEAVVSQQTSFARTTAQTKGVGVSFTTLGEGPFITQGDRGRLTQVVDNLISNAVKFSNAQTLVEVSLARKEKNLLLTVQDHGPGISPEDQVKLFQPFAKASSRPTAGERSTGLGLSIVKRIVDAHGGEIRLESSPGQGTALRVCLPVGDTVPSSTFTTTRMD; encoded by the coding sequence ATGAACCGAAGCAACCAACGGGACGTTATCGCTTTGCTGTGTGATGACAAGGGGTTTGTCCGGGAAGTGCTTGCCGACGAACGTAACCGATTCGAGAACGTTCCAGCGGGATTACCCTTTACGGCATTTGTTCATCCCACTTCACTGACCAAGGCTCGAAACTTTTTCAAGGAGATTCAGGAGAAAGGTATTGTCCTGGATTGGGAACTGGGTGTAGCCACGACCAACAAGGTGACCATTCTCCAGTTCACCGGAGTCCGTCACGAACGCCAGACGATTATCGTCGGGGCCGAAGACAGCAACTCGGTCATGGAACTTTATGAAGAGATTCTCAGTATGCATGGGGACCAGATCACCTTGCTCCGGTCCGAGGTCAAGCGGCGCAAGGAACTGGCTGACGAACTGCATCTAATGAACCTGCAAGGATATGAAGAGGTTACCCGGCTGAACAATGAGTTGGTAACCATGCAGCGGGATCTCGTCAAAAAGACCCGTGAGTTGGAAGCCCTGAATCAGCAGAAAAACCTCTTTCTGGGCATCGCGGCCCACGACTTGCGTAATCCCATCGGAAACATCCTGAACCTGAGCCAACTGCTTCAGGGCGACCTTCGGGACAAGCTCAATGATGATAGTGCGCTGTATTTCCAATTGATCGATTCAAGCTGCGGTTTTCTGCTTCAACTGATCTCGGATCTGTTGGACTTTTCCCAAATCGAGTCCGGGAAATTGACCCTGGAGTTGGAAACCGTGGACCTGGAGGCGGTGGTGTCCCAGCAGACATCCTTTGCCCGAACAACGGCCCAGACCAAAGGGGTTGGGGTGTCTTTCACCACCCTGGGGGAGGGCCCATTCATCACCCAGGGAGATCGTGGACGCCTGACCCAGGTGGTGGACAACCTGATCAGCAATGCCGTGAAGTTCAGCAACGCGCAAACCCTGGTGGAAGTCAGTCTGGCCCGCAAAGAGAAGAATCTGCTGTTGACAGTCCAGGATCATGGACCGGGCATCAGCCCGGAAGACCAGGTCAAGCTCTTCCAACCGTTTGCCAAGGCTTCATCCCGTCCCACTGCCGGAGAACGCAGCACCGGCCTGGGTCTGAGTATCGTCAAACGCATTGTCGACGCCCATGGCGGTGAAATTCGCTTGGAGAGCAGTCCCGGCCAGGGAACGGCTCTTCGGGTGTGCCTCCCGGTGGGAGACACTGTTCCTTCGTCCACATTCACCACCACCAGGATGGATTAA
- a CDS encoding branched-chain amino acid ABC transporter substrate-binding protein — translation MISLHTFTGPLASLSEEHVRNMEMHIAERSGIHGHPVTITREDEQCSPSGGLVAAQKIAADPKVVAIHGPNCSSAAVPASRILSEAGMVMVSGTATAPSLTSVGGERGANAQPGFFRTVANDQFQGVAAAAFANGFLGRTRAAVVHDHSSYARGLVEAFSEAFRAKGGEVVYSGVVGRGDQNMYPLVQAMASHTPELLFMPIFMPEAEHLVWAVRSTPELEEMLLLSADSTLNRPFLEICGSACQGMFFIAPDPPDGPTYEAFLARYSQMFGAGPEGSFHAHSYDAAAILLHALERASFPEPDGSLRIERQHVRDVLSGLREFPGVTGSLSCDSHGDCGVPRFRLVRHESSMDFEQILRNPLAIHAP, via the coding sequence GTGATCAGCCTGCATACCTTTACAGGTCCCCTGGCCTCATTAAGTGAGGAACACGTTCGGAACATGGAGATGCACATTGCCGAACGCTCGGGCATTCACGGCCATCCCGTGACCATCACCCGGGAAGACGAACAGTGTTCTCCCTCCGGAGGGCTGGTTGCAGCCCAAAAAATTGCCGCAGATCCGAAAGTGGTTGCAATTCACGGCCCCAACTGCTCCAGCGCGGCTGTACCGGCGTCTCGCATTCTTTCCGAAGCCGGGATGGTCATGGTATCCGGAACAGCCACGGCACCGTCACTGACCTCCGTGGGGGGCGAACGTGGCGCGAACGCCCAGCCCGGCTTTTTCCGGACCGTAGCCAATGATCAGTTCCAGGGAGTCGCGGCGGCGGCTTTTGCCAATGGCTTTCTTGGCCGCACCAGGGCCGCGGTGGTCCATGACCACAGCTCCTATGCCCGGGGGTTGGTCGAGGCTTTTTCCGAGGCTTTCCGCGCCAAAGGGGGGGAGGTTGTTTACAGCGGGGTGGTTGGACGCGGTGATCAAAACATGTACCCGCTCGTCCAAGCCATGGCCTCACACACTCCGGAGTTGCTCTTCATGCCGATTTTCATGCCGGAGGCGGAACATCTTGTCTGGGCTGTCCGGTCCACACCAGAACTGGAGGAAATGCTGTTGCTCAGCGCGGACTCTACATTGAACCGGCCATTCTTGGAGATTTGCGGTAGTGCGTGCCAAGGCATGTTTTTCATTGCCCCGGACCCGCCCGACGGACCGACCTATGAGGCTTTCCTGGCACGATATTCGCAAATGTTCGGAGCAGGTCCGGAGGGTTCATTTCATGCCCATAGCTATGATGCAGCAGCCATACTGCTTCATGCTTTGGAAAGGGCCTCCTTTCCCGAGCCTGACGGCTCTTTGCGTATTGAACGGCAACATGTTCGGGATGTCTTGTCCGGTCTTCGGGAATTTCCGGGTGTTACCGGGTCGCTGAGCTGTGATTCCCACGGCGATTGCGGCGTGCCGCGTTTCCGGTTGGTCCGCCATGAGTCATCAATGGATTTCGAACAGATTCTGCGTAACCCTCTTGCGATCCATGCCCCTTAA
- a CDS encoding hybrid sensor histidine kinase/response regulator, which translates to MNVFSPLVRRWRGAAIGFKFAAIMSFMLLLILLTALTGAIALRTTLGHVETTIISTTDIRELTLEIDRELQHVRQLERAFFLQWPRIGFSQAMTLYGAPSQQRIAGVYTLTNRLRAKLEDSPVSQDLRNAIVHLDFYFTGAERYAEAFAEAVLLVSELARENTGRQSTLFALGDVLVDRLEMLRQHDLLLMVRTAQVHINRYLSTRLQSDMQAALNLLEDLERHVRVAPDLPDVSRSELVNILLAHGFVIEEILALDRRLDEKVREFELRIQALLPISDQLVALARLEVDQARKDIDSTRHNATLLLSFSVFCAVLLGLSSALLLHRSITRNLAILTATADQLRGGNLRARASVPAQDEVGKLAMTFNTMAEQIADLMHDLRQRMEMSQTRLFQGIEAIEEGFALFDKHGRLVIANRNVAWMLPPLENVLHPGVTYTELTNVILDAGLVVPLPADVLGQGRQGRQGEPTEDWRSTHLKMFRKGMGIEEVRLANDRILQLRYFRAINGETVVLMADITEHRQLEEERLEMERRLLHAQKLESLGVLAGGIAHDFNNLLSAMMGNMELALSSTELHGSVRQRVEQGLLAARRAADLTRQMLAYSGKGKFDVRFINLNDLVQDNIHIFQTARGKNIRLVLDLAPALPLIRADAGQIQQVIMNLITNASEAIGDRPGTMTLSTRRAFCDTACVERSRIVEKPQPGWFVWLEVRDTGPGMSEDVQSKLFDPFFSTKFTGRGLGLSAVLGIVRGHNGTIFLESTPDSGTTFQVLFPEAEDKATNKMLPEPSPVVVKKNDAGSTPLPEPKVILVADDEEMVRNLSAEALQHLGYRVKTVSDGLEAVQVVRENPGRFDCVILDLMMPRMDGVTAFLELRKIAPKLPVVLCSGYSSREVEQRFTEDTPEAFLQKPFTIDALRDLLHDVLRHRYSRFSSIP; encoded by the coding sequence ATGAACGTGTTTTCGCCTCTGGTTCGACGCTGGCGCGGAGCGGCCATTGGCTTTAAGTTCGCGGCAATTATGAGCTTCATGCTGCTGTTGATCCTGCTCACGGCGTTGACCGGAGCCATCGCGCTGCGCACCACCTTGGGACACGTGGAGACCACCATCATCTCCACCACGGATATTCGTGAACTGACCCTGGAAATCGACCGCGAGTTGCAACACGTTCGCCAATTGGAACGGGCCTTCTTTCTCCAATGGCCGCGAATCGGCTTTTCCCAAGCCATGACGCTCTACGGTGCACCATCGCAACAACGCATTGCAGGGGTGTACACACTGACAAACCGGCTGCGGGCCAAGCTGGAAGATTCGCCTGTCAGCCAGGACCTGCGCAACGCCATCGTGCATCTGGACTTTTATTTCACCGGGGCGGAACGGTATGCCGAAGCTTTTGCTGAAGCCGTGCTGCTGGTGTCCGAATTGGCCAGGGAGAACACCGGAAGACAGTCAACGCTGTTCGCTCTTGGAGATGTCCTGGTGGACCGTCTGGAAATGTTGCGACAGCATGATCTGCTGCTGATGGTCCGTACAGCCCAGGTCCACATAAACCGCTATCTTTCCACCCGATTGCAATCCGACATGCAGGCAGCTTTGAATCTTCTGGAGGACCTCGAGCGGCATGTCCGAGTTGCCCCTGACCTGCCGGATGTCAGCCGATCCGAACTGGTGAACATTCTGCTTGCGCACGGCTTCGTGATCGAGGAAATCCTGGCATTGGATCGTCGCCTGGATGAAAAGGTCCGGGAATTTGAACTCCGAATTCAGGCCCTTTTGCCTATTTCCGATCAACTGGTGGCCTTGGCCCGGTTGGAGGTGGATCAGGCCCGGAAAGACATCGATAGCACCCGCCATAACGCCACTTTGTTGCTTTCTTTTTCCGTTTTCTGCGCTGTTTTGCTGGGTCTGTCCTCGGCTCTGCTCCTGCATCGATCCATCACCCGCAACCTTGCGATTCTCACCGCAACGGCGGACCAGCTTCGGGGAGGCAACCTTCGGGCTCGGGCCAGCGTTCCAGCTCAGGACGAAGTGGGCAAACTGGCCATGACCTTCAACACCATGGCTGAACAGATTGCGGATTTGATGCATGATCTGCGACAGCGGATGGAAATGAGCCAGACCCGATTGTTTCAGGGAATCGAGGCCATTGAAGAAGGGTTCGCGCTCTTTGATAAACACGGACGGCTCGTCATCGCGAACCGAAACGTGGCCTGGATGCTGCCGCCTTTGGAGAACGTTCTGCACCCTGGTGTCACCTACACGGAGCTGACGAACGTCATTCTGGATGCGGGCCTGGTTGTCCCCTTGCCGGCAGATGTTCTGGGACAGGGAAGGCAGGGGAGACAGGGAGAGCCGACGGAAGATTGGCGCAGCACACACCTGAAAATGTTTCGGAAGGGCATGGGCATCGAGGAAGTGCGGCTGGCAAACGACAGGATTCTGCAGCTGCGTTATTTTCGCGCGATAAACGGTGAGACCGTTGTCTTGATGGCCGACATCACCGAACACAGGCAATTGGAAGAGGAGCGACTGGAGATGGAGCGTCGGCTCCTGCATGCTCAAAAGCTGGAAAGCCTGGGTGTGCTGGCTGGGGGCATAGCTCACGATTTCAACAACCTGCTTTCGGCGATGATGGGAAACATGGAACTGGCTTTGTCCTCGACCGAGTTGCATGGTTCGGTTCGTCAACGCGTGGAACAGGGACTTTTGGCCGCGCGACGTGCCGCGGATCTGACTCGCCAAATGCTGGCCTACTCCGGAAAGGGAAAATTTGACGTCCGTTTCATCAACCTTAATGACCTGGTCCAGGACAACATCCATATTTTTCAAACTGCACGGGGCAAAAACATTCGACTCGTTCTGGACCTCGCCCCCGCATTGCCATTGATCCGGGCAGATGCCGGCCAGATTCAGCAAGTGATCATGAACCTGATCACCAACGCTTCCGAGGCCATCGGCGACCGCCCCGGTACCATGACGCTTTCCACCCGGCGGGCATTTTGTGATACCGCCTGCGTAGAACGTTCCCGGATCGTGGAAAAACCCCAGCCCGGTTGGTTTGTCTGGTTGGAGGTACGGGACACCGGACCAGGTATGAGCGAAGATGTGCAATCCAAGCTCTTTGATCCGTTCTTCAGCACCAAATTCACTGGGCGCGGCCTGGGACTTTCCGCGGTGCTGGGCATCGTCCGCGGGCATAATGGAACAATCTTCCTGGAAAGCACGCCGGATTCCGGAACCACGTTTCAGGTTCTCTTCCCTGAAGCTGAAGACAAGGCCACCAACAAAATGCTTCCAGAGCCATCGCCGGTTGTGGTCAAAAAAAACGATGCAGGAAGCACGCCTCTTCCCGAGCCGAAAGTGATACTGGTCGCTGACGATGAGGAAATGGTTCGCAACCTTTCTGCCGAAGCCTTGCAGCACCTTGGCTATAGGGTGAAAACGGTCAGCGACGGCCTTGAAGCGGTCCAGGTGGTACGGGAGAATCCGGGCCGGTTTGATTGCGTGATCCTGGATCTGATGATGCCCAGGATGGACGGGGTGACTGCGTTCTTGGAGTTGCGCAAGATTGCACCAAAGCTGCCTGTAGTCCTTTGTTCCGGTTACAGTTCCAGGGAGGTGGAGCAACGCTTTACCGAGGATACTCCGGAAGCGTTTTTGCAAAAACCCTTTACTATCGATGCGTTGCGAGACCTGCTTCACGATGTGCTGCGGCACCGCTACAGTCGGTTCAGCTCAATTCCATGA